From the Pseudomonas monsensis genome, the window GTGGATGAACTGACCATGAGCACAGCAACAATCGGACAGGCTTACAACTACAAGGTCGTCCGCCAATTTGTCATCGCGACGGTTTTCTGGGGTGTCGTGGGCATGGCGATGGGGGTATGGATCGCCTCGCAACTGGTATGGCCGGACATGAATCTGGACTTGCCGTGGACCACCTTCGGTCGCTTGCGGCCGCTGCACACCAGCCTGGTGATTTTCGGTTTCGCCGGCAGCGCGCAATTCGCCGCCAGTTATTACGCGGTGCAGCGTACCTGCCAGGTGCGGCTGTACTCGGACAAGCTCGCCGCGTTCACCTTCTGGGGCTGGCAGTCGGTGATCGTGATCATGCTGATCACCCTGCCGCTGGGCTACACCACCACCAAGGAATACGCCGAAATCGAATTCTCCGGCGCGGTGTGGATGGCGGTGGTCTGGGTCGCTTACGCCATCGTGTTTTTCACCACCGTGGTCCAGCGCAAGACCAAGCATATTTACGTCGGCAACTGGTTTTTCGGCGCGTTCATTCTGGTGATCGCCATGCTGCACGTGGTCAATCACCTGTCGATTCCAGTGGACTGGTTCAAGTCCTATCCGGTGTATTCCGGCGCCACCGATGCGATGGTGCAGTGGTGGTACGGGCACAACGCGGTGGGCTTTTTCCTGACCACCGGGTTCCTCGGGATGATGTATTACTTCGTGCCGAAACAGGTCAACCGCCCGGTGTATTCGTACCGCTTGTCGATCGTGCACTTCTGGGCGCTGATCACCTTGTACATCTGGGCCGGCCCGCACCATTTGCACTACACCGCCCTGCCGGACTGGGCGCAGTCGCTGGGCATGGCCATGTCGCTGATCCTGCTGGCGCCAAGCTGGGGCGGGATGATCAACGGCATGATGACCTTGTCCGGTGCCTGGCATAAGTTGCGCACCGACCCGATCCTGCGCTTTCTGGTGCTGTCGCTGGCGTTCTACGGCATGTCGACCTTCGAAGGGCCGATGATGGCGATCAAAACCGTTAACGCCCTCTCCCACTACACCGACTGGACCATCGGCCACGTGCACGCCGGGGCCTTGGGCTGGGTCGCGATGATTACGTTCGGTGCGACCTACCACATGGTGCCCAAAGTATTTGGCCGCGAGCAGATGTACAGCACGCCGCTGATCAACCTGCACTTCTGGCTGGCGACCATCGGCACGGTGTTGTACATCGCCTCGATGTGGGTCAACGGCATTACCCAGGGTCTGATGTGGCGGGCGATCAACGAGGACGGCACGCTGACCTATTCGTTCGTCGAGGCGCTGCAAGCCAGTCATCCGGGGTTCATCGTGCGGTTTGCCGGTGGGGTGTTCTTCCTCACCGGGATGTTGCTGATGGCTTATAACGTCTGGCGCACGGTGCGTGTGGCCGATGTGGCGCTGGCGCGCAGTGAAGCGCAGATCGCCTGAGGCAAGGAGCCGGTCGTGATGGAGATTTTTTTCAATGTGTTGGGCGTGGTGTTTCTGTGGCTGGCGGTGGAGTACTGCTTGCGGCGGGAGACGGCGGACAGTCTGGATGAAGCGAGCATGGTGCCGTTTGCCGATGACCCGGAGGTGGCGCGGCGGGTGGAGATGGCCACCGGCAAGACTGTGAAAGCGGTGGCGCCGGAGGTGGCGAAGCCGGGGTGGGTCAATCTCGAGATGTGAGGGGTGTCAGCCGGGTTGCCCTCACCCTAGCCCTCTCCCAGAGGGAGAGGGAACTGACCGAGTAGTTTAGGCGAACTACACCGACCTGAAATATCGAGTCGAACTCAGGTTTTGAACAGCACTCGGTCTGCCCCCTTTCCCCCACATCCACCTGGGGAAGAGGGAACTGACCGAGTAGTTATGCGAACTACACAGACCTGAAATATCGAGTCGAACTCAGGTTTTGAACAGCACTCGGTCTGCCCCCTTTCCCCCACACCCACCTGGGGAAGAGGGAACTGACCGAGTAGTTTAGGCGAACTACACCGACCTGAAATATCGAGTCGAACTCAGGTTTTGAACAGCACTCGGCCTGCCCCCTTTCCCCCACGCCCCCCGGAGGGAGAGGGAACTGATCGAGTAGTTATGCGAACTACACCGACCTGAAATATCGAGTCGAACTCAGGTTTTGAACAGCACTCAGTCTGCCCCCTTTCCCCCACACCCACCTGGGGAGAAGGAACTGACCGAGTAGTTTAGGCGAACTACACCGACCTGAAACATCGAGTCGAACTCAGGTTTTGAACAGCACTCGGCCTGCCCCCTTTCCCCACACCCACCTGGGGAAGAGGGAACTGACCGAGTAGTTATGCGAACTACACCGACCTGAAATATTGAGTCGAACTCAGGTTTTGAACAGCACTCGGTCTGCCCCCTTCCCCCCTCTCCCCCCTGGGGGAGAGGGCTGGGGTGAGGGGGGGTAAGCCCTTGATCTTAAAAGCGATCGCGAGGAATCAGGCTCTGCAATTGCTGCGCAAGAAAGTTGGCGTCAAAGGCAAACGTGTCCGGGTCCTTCAGACCATTGGTCTTGCGCCACTGCCACTCGCCGTCCGGCAACCCGACCAGCGAAATGCTGCCATAGCGCGCTGCCGTCAGGCCCATCACCGCCAGGGAAATCTGTCCGGCGCTGCCCATCACATCGGGCACGAACTCCACCGGTTTGCCGGCAATCAGGATGCTCAGCTTTTCAGTCTTGAAGGTCGAGGTTTCCACCGGCGTGCTCGGCCCGAAAGCGACATACGCTTCGCGGTTCACCTCCAGCAGATGCGGGGCCTGTACCGGTTCCAGCCATTGCTGGATATTGCCGAACAGTTCGGTAATCCGCGCCGTCCACACCGCCGATTGGGATTCGAACAGTTGCTTCTTGTGCGCTTCGCTTTCGGCATAGTGGCGAAGCATTTCGCCCAGTTGTTGTACGTCGTTCATCGGTACATTCCTCTGAGAGAACCTGCAAGAGCCGATAGTGACAGATCGCAGCGCCGGCGTACGTTTAACCTCGCCAGCGGGCACCGTGACACTTTGCGAGAGGTTCGGCGGTACAGTTGTTTTGCACTGGCACAAGGCACTGAACAAATGGACACTCTGCCGGCGCCCGACTTTTCGCAACGGGCATCATCAGAGGAAGTCCAATGCGTACCATCGGCCTGATCGGCGGCATGAGCTGGGAGTCCAGCGCCGAATACTATCGCCTCATCAATCAACAGGTCCGTGATCGTCTCGGCCCGTTGCGCTCGGCGCAAATGCTGATGTACAGCGTTGACTTCGGCCCTGTCGAACAGGCTCAGCACGCCGGGCGCTGGGACGATGCGGCGGCGATTCTGGTGGACGCCGCACGCCGCCTCGAAGCGGGCGGCGCCGAATGCGTGGTGCTGTGTACCAACACCATGCACAAGGTCGCCGAACAGATTCAGGCAGCGATCAACATTCCGTTTTTGCACATTGCCGAGCCGGCGGCGAGCGCTGCGCTGGAGATTGATGCACGCACGGTCGGGTTGCTCGGCACAGCCTTCACCATGGAACAGGACTTTCTCAAGCAGCGTCTGCTTGCCCGGGGTTTGACGGTATTGGTGCCGGACGAAGCCGAACGCAAGGATGTGCACCGGATCATCTACGAAGAATTGTGCGTGGGGGTGATCAGCGAGGCCTCGCGCCAGATTTACCGGCAAGTGATCGAGTCCCTGACTGCCCGTGGTGCCCAGGCGATCATCCTCGGCTGCACGGAAATCGGCCTGCTGATCAAACCCGAGCACAGCGCCCTGCCCCTGCTCGACACCACCGAACTGCATGCGCAGTCGGCAGTGGCGTTCGCACT encodes:
- a CDS encoding aspartate/glutamate racemase family protein; amino-acid sequence: MRTIGLIGGMSWESSAEYYRLINQQVRDRLGPLRSAQMLMYSVDFGPVEQAQHAGRWDDAAAILVDAARRLEAGGAECVVLCTNTMHKVAEQIQAAINIPFLHIAEPAASAALEIDARTVGLLGTAFTMEQDFLKQRLLARGLTVLVPDEAERKDVHRIIYEELCVGVISEASRQIYRQVIESLTARGAQAIILGCTEIGLLIKPEHSALPLLDTTELHAQSAVAFALGD
- a CDS encoding cbb3-type cytochrome c oxidase subunit 3, whose protein sequence is MEIFFNVLGVVFLWLAVEYCLRRETADSLDEASMVPFADDPEVARRVEMATGKTVKAVAPEVAKPGWVNLEM
- the ccoN gene encoding cytochrome-c oxidase, cbb3-type subunit I → MSTATIGQAYNYKVVRQFVIATVFWGVVGMAMGVWIASQLVWPDMNLDLPWTTFGRLRPLHTSLVIFGFAGSAQFAASYYAVQRTCQVRLYSDKLAAFTFWGWQSVIVIMLITLPLGYTTTKEYAEIEFSGAVWMAVVWVAYAIVFFTTVVQRKTKHIYVGNWFFGAFILVIAMLHVVNHLSIPVDWFKSYPVYSGATDAMVQWWYGHNAVGFFLTTGFLGMMYYFVPKQVNRPVYSYRLSIVHFWALITLYIWAGPHHLHYTALPDWAQSLGMAMSLILLAPSWGGMINGMMTLSGAWHKLRTDPILRFLVLSLAFYGMSTFEGPMMAIKTVNALSHYTDWTIGHVHAGALGWVAMITFGATYHMVPKVFGREQMYSTPLINLHFWLATIGTVLYIASMWVNGITQGLMWRAINEDGTLTYSFVEALQASHPGFIVRFAGGVFFLTGMLLMAYNVWRTVRVADVALARSEAQIA